In Sphingomonas sp. Leaf357, a single genomic region encodes these proteins:
- the dprA gene encoding DNA-processing protein DprA: MADADAVSRIRLIRTAQIGPVTYRQLIARFGNAGAAIEALPGLARRGGGRAPVVAPAALAERELTAVAKLGARHLFVEDADYPGLLAELDDAPPVLTVRGDAGLLRRTTVAMVGARNASAAACRFARQLAFQLADHGVAVVSGLARGVDTAAHVGAIDQRQSGGGTIGVIAGGIDMIYPPENADLQERIATEGLLIAEQPPGTEPRARHFPYRNRIIAGLSVGTLVVEAAPKSGSLITARLAGEAGREVMAVPGSPLDPRAQGCNGLIRDGAILIQSAADILETIRPIDARMVRSPGTRFDGPPPEDASDLERRDLVSLLGPVPVSVDELIRQSGLPPAIVQTVLLELELAGRLERHAAGRVSLGAEP, translated from the coding sequence ATGGCTGATGCGGATGCCGTTTCGCGCATCCGCCTGATCCGTACTGCCCAGATCGGCCCAGTCACCTACCGCCAACTGATCGCGCGTTTCGGCAATGCCGGTGCCGCGATCGAGGCGCTGCCCGGTCTCGCACGGCGCGGCGGCGGACGGGCACCGGTGGTCGCGCCCGCCGCGTTGGCCGAGCGCGAACTGACGGCGGTGGCGAAGCTCGGCGCGCGGCATCTGTTCGTCGAGGATGCGGACTATCCGGGATTGCTCGCCGAACTGGACGATGCGCCGCCGGTGCTGACCGTGCGCGGCGATGCCGGGCTGCTCCGACGGACGACCGTGGCAATGGTCGGCGCGCGCAACGCCTCGGCCGCCGCGTGCCGGTTCGCGAGACAATTGGCCTTTCAGCTGGCCGATCACGGCGTAGCGGTGGTCTCCGGACTGGCACGGGGCGTGGATACGGCGGCGCATGTCGGAGCGATCGACCAGAGACAGTCGGGCGGCGGCACGATCGGCGTCATCGCCGGGGGCATCGACATGATCTATCCGCCCGAGAATGCCGACCTGCAGGAGCGGATCGCCACCGAGGGCCTGCTGATCGCCGAGCAACCGCCCGGCACGGAACCGCGGGCGCGCCACTTCCCGTATCGCAACCGTATCATCGCCGGACTTTCGGTCGGAACTCTGGTGGTCGAGGCCGCGCCGAAATCGGGCTCGCTGATCACCGCGCGACTGGCCGGCGAGGCTGGACGCGAGGTCATGGCCGTGCCCGGTTCCCCGCTCGATCCGCGGGCGCAGGGGTGCAACGGTCTCATTCGCGACGGCGCGATCCTGATCCAGTCCGCCGCCGACATATTGGAGACGATCCGCCCGATCGACGCGCGCATGGTGCGGTCTCCCGGCACCCGCTTCGACGGCCCGCCGCCCGAGGATGCAAGCGACCTCGAGCGGCGCGATCTGGTGTCGTTGCTGGGGCCGGTGCCGGTTTCGGTCGACGAGCTGATCCGGCAATCCGGATTGCCACCGGCGATCGTGCAGACCGTCTTGCTCGAGCTGGAATTGGCCGGGCGGCTGGAGCGGCATGCCGCTGGACGGGTAAGTCTGGGCGCCGAACCGTGA
- the plsY gene encoding glycerol-3-phosphate 1-O-acyltransferase PlsY, whose translation MQTEILWIAPTCALLLGYLLGSIPFGVILTRLGGAGDLRAIGSGNIGATNVLRTGRKGLAAATLLLDAAKGWAAVMLCEQLWPGTGVLAAAAAFLGHLFPVWLKFHGGKGVATLMGIVLALCWPSALVYALVWLGLLAALRISSLAGMAAAVSAPVSAALFGRFDIVFLLVALGLLVLWKHRENIDRLLSGTEPRIGRKNG comes from the coding sequence TTGCAGACCGAAATTCTCTGGATCGCGCCGACCTGCGCGCTGCTGCTGGGCTATCTGCTCGGCTCGATTCCATTTGGAGTGATCCTGACGCGCCTGGGTGGCGCGGGCGATCTGCGGGCGATCGGATCGGGCAATATCGGCGCGACCAACGTGCTGCGCACCGGACGCAAGGGGCTGGCGGCGGCGACCCTGCTGCTCGATGCGGCGAAAGGCTGGGCGGCGGTGATGCTGTGCGAGCAGCTCTGGCCCGGCACCGGCGTGCTGGCGGCGGCCGCGGCGTTCCTCGGGCACCTGTTCCCGGTGTGGCTGAAGTTCCACGGCGGCAAGGGCGTGGCGACGTTGATGGGCATCGTCCTCGCGCTGTGTTGGCCGAGTGCCCTGGTCTATGCCCTGGTGTGGCTCGGGTTGCTCGCGGCCCTGCGCATTTCCTCGCTGGCGGGGATGGCGGCGGCGGTAAGTGCGCCGGTCAGCGCAGCGCTGTTCGGGCGGTTCGACATCGTGTTCCTGCTGGTCGCGCTCGGGCTGCTCGTGCTGTGGAAACATCGCGAGAATATCGACCGGCTGCTGAGCGGCACCGAACCCCGGATCGGGCGCAAGAATGGCTGA
- the murI gene encoding glutamate racemase, with translation MADIRPILFFDSGVGGLSVLGPTRALLPNAPFVYAADSAGFPYGTKTEREIAVRVPALLGRLAERYRPRLIVIACNTASTIALADVRAALDLPIVGTVPAIKPAAETSITRTIGVLGTEATVRQPYVDDLAARFAADCVVLRHGSAELVQLAEAKLHGCATDPARYAAILHGLFGQSGGDRIDTIINACTHFPLVAEELAAAAPSGVRFIDGSAGIARRVLALTRGQDWPEHPGEGIAVFTRFDPAAEALAPALARFGLHALEAL, from the coding sequence ATGGCCGACATCCGACCGATCCTGTTCTTCGATTCCGGCGTCGGCGGCCTGTCGGTTCTCGGCCCCACCCGTGCGCTGCTGCCGAACGCGCCGTTCGTCTATGCCGCCGATTCGGCCGGCTTCCCTTATGGCACCAAGACCGAGCGCGAGATCGCGGTGCGCGTGCCGGCCTTGCTCGGGCGGCTGGCCGAGCGTTATCGCCCGCGCCTGATCGTCATCGCCTGCAACACCGCCTCGACCATCGCGCTGGCCGACGTGCGCGCGGCGCTCGATCTGCCGATCGTGGGCACGGTGCCCGCGATCAAACCGGCGGCGGAGACCAGCATCACGCGCACGATCGGCGTGCTCGGCACCGAGGCGACGGTACGCCAGCCTTATGTCGACGATCTCGCCGCGCGATTTGCCGCCGATTGCGTGGTGCTCCGCCATGGTTCGGCCGAACTGGTGCAGCTCGCCGAGGCCAAGCTGCACGGCTGCGCGACGGATCCTGCGCGCTATGCGGCGATCCTGCACGGGCTGTTCGGCCAGTCCGGCGGCGATCGGATCGACACGATCATCAACGCCTGCACGCATTTCCCGCTGGTCGCCGAAGAGCTGGCCGCCGCCGCGCCGTCCGGCGTCCGCTTCATCGATGGCAGCGCGGGGATCGCGCGTCGCGTCCTGGCGCTGACGCGGGGGCAGGACTGGCCGGAGCATCCGGGAGAAGGTATTGCCGTCTTCACGCGGTTCGACCCGGCGGCGGAAGCGCTCGCCCCGGCACTGGCACGGTTTGGGCTCCATGCGCTCGAGGCGCTTTGA
- the hemA gene encoding 5-aminolevulinate synthase gives MDADLKAGRGVDYSRIFTQAIDRLHVEGRYRVFIDILRNKGAFPNARCFAGHNGPKPITVWCSNDYLAMGQHHTVIAAMEEALHDVGAGSGGTRNIGGNTHYHVDLEAELADLHGKEGALLFTSGYVSNEATLATLAKILPGCIIFSDELNHASMIAGIRNSGCERHVFRHNDVDHLEELLAAVDPAAPKLIAFESVYSMDGDIAPIAAICDLADRYSALTYLDEVHAVGMYGARGGGISERDAVADRLTIIEGTLGKAFGVMGGYITADQTIIDVIRSYAPGFIFTTSLSPVLVSGALASVRHLKASSVERDGQQAAAAMLKGMFADAGLPVMDSTTHIVPLMVGDPVKAKKISDILLAEYGVYVQPINYPTVPRGTERLRFTPGPAHDEAMMRELTGALVEIWSRLELRKAA, from the coding sequence ATGGACGCGGACCTCAAGGCCGGGCGCGGAGTCGATTACTCGCGCATCTTCACCCAGGCGATCGATCGCCTGCATGTGGAGGGGCGATATCGTGTCTTCATCGATATCCTGCGCAACAAGGGGGCCTTCCCCAACGCGCGCTGCTTCGCCGGACATAACGGGCCGAAGCCGATAACCGTCTGGTGTTCAAACGATTATCTCGCGATGGGCCAGCATCACACGGTGATCGCGGCGATGGAAGAGGCGTTGCACGATGTCGGCGCGGGCTCGGGCGGCACGCGCAACATCGGTGGAAACACCCACTATCATGTTGATCTCGAAGCCGAACTTGCCGATCTGCACGGCAAGGAAGGTGCCCTGTTGTTTACGAGCGGATACGTCTCGAACGAGGCAACTTTGGCAACTTTGGCCAAGATCCTGCCCGGCTGCATCATCTTCTCCGACGAACTCAACCACGCCTCCATGATCGCCGGCATCCGCAATTCCGGCTGCGAGCGTCACGTCTTCCGCCACAACGATGTCGATCATCTCGAGGAATTGCTGGCCGCGGTCGATCCCGCCGCGCCCAAGCTGATTGCGTTCGAGAGCGTCTATTCGATGGACGGCGACATCGCGCCGATCGCCGCGATCTGCGATCTGGCCGACAGGTACAGCGCGCTCACCTATCTCGACGAGGTCCATGCGGTCGGCATGTACGGCGCACGCGGCGGCGGCATTTCCGAACGCGACGCCGTCGCCGATCGGCTGACGATCATCGAAGGTACGCTGGGCAAGGCGTTCGGCGTGATGGGCGGGTACATCACGGCCGACCAGACGATCATCGACGTGATTCGCAGCTATGCACCGGGCTTCATCTTCACGACGTCGCTGTCGCCGGTCTTGGTCTCCGGCGCGCTGGCCAGCGTCCGCCACCTGAAGGCTTCCAGCGTGGAGCGCGACGGTCAGCAGGCCGCCGCCGCGATGCTCAAGGGCATGTTCGCCGATGCGGGCCTGCCGGTGATGGATTCCACCACGCACATCGTGCCGCTGATGGTCGGCGATCCGGTCAAGGCCAAGAAGATCAGTGACATCCTGCTCGCCGAATATGGCGTGTACGTGCAGCCGATCAATTATCCGACCGTGCCGCGCGGCACCGAACGCCTGCGCTTCACGCCCGGCCCGGCGCATGACGAGGCGATGATGCGCGAGTTGACCGGGGCTTTGGTCGAAATCTGGAGCCGGCTGGAATTGCGCAAGGCGGCCTGA
- a CDS encoding DUF695 domain-containing protein: MPKRNAEDWTLAQGKAGGNSTIIRALARVPLIEQRKSRPVLVSITWAYDGEATGGMPPRAVYDRIEGFEEVLFAALDESDWATEAAAITGNGARQWRFYTADGEDFIARFTTALAGETVYPIELEAVDDPEWQGLRDVQPKG, translated from the coding sequence ATGCCCAAGCGTAATGCCGAGGACTGGACGCTCGCACAGGGCAAGGCGGGCGGCAATTCCACGATCATCCGCGCACTGGCCCGCGTTCCATTGATCGAACAGCGCAAAAGCCGTCCGGTGCTGGTGTCGATCACCTGGGCCTATGACGGCGAAGCGACCGGCGGCATGCCGCCGCGGGCCGTGTACGACCGGATCGAGGGCTTCGAAGAGGTGCTGTTCGCCGCCTTGGATGAAAGCGACTGGGCCACCGAGGCGGCAGCAATCACCGGCAACGGCGCGCGGCAGTGGCGTTTCTACACCGCCGATGGGGAAGATTTCATCGCTCGCTTCACGACCGCGCTGGCCGGGGAAACGGTTTATCCGATCGAACTGGAGGCGGTGGACGATCCCGAATGGCAGGGCCTGCGCGACGTACAGCCCAAGGGCTGA
- a CDS encoding DUF3429 domain-containing protein → MTPPPIWPRWLGLAGLLPQLLAMLALIGGNPEARFVALACAFAYAALILSFLGGLWWGLAAAHGRAPLWVWIAAVVPSLIAFASAYPWMVGEPWPGPSLVVLGLALIAALGVDWKLRAIGVAPDWWLGLRIPLSLGLGGLTLAIASL, encoded by the coding sequence ATGACACCTCCCCCTATATGGCCGCGCTGGCTCGGTCTGGCCGGCCTGCTGCCGCAATTGCTCGCCATGCTGGCCCTGATCGGCGGCAATCCGGAGGCGCGGTTCGTCGCCCTGGCGTGTGCATTCGCTTATGCCGCGCTCATTCTCAGCTTTTTGGGCGGGCTGTGGTGGGGCTTGGCTGCGGCTCATGGGCGGGCGCCACTCTGGGTGTGGATCGCGGCGGTTGTGCCCTCGCTGATCGCCTTTGCCAGCGCCTATCCTTGGATGGTCGGCGAGCCCTGGCCGGGGCCGTCGCTCGTCGTGCTAGGCCTCGCGCTTATCGCGGCGCTGGGCGTGGACTGGAAATTGCGCGCGATTGGGGTCGCGCCCGACTGGTGGCTGGGGTTGCGCATCCCCTTGTCGCTGGGTCTGGGCGGGCTGACCTTGGCCATCGCCTCGCTGTGA
- a CDS encoding flagellar motor protein MotB has protein sequence MAARAPHGNNQPPKIIYKKIYIEGHGGHHGGAWKVAYADFVTAMMAFFLLMWLLGATNEKQRKALADYFAPTLIELKQNSAGSNGLFGGASIIDKDNYPHKAAQTGTRSMTIPADSTGGLSVGTGQKGSLKNKSGLGAEDQKNFERTKRRVQNAMKVNPSLAKLSKHVRFMRTQDGMRIDLLDDADYSMFALGTTQLDSEASALIGLIAQSIRDTDNPIMIRGHTDSVPFGDPMAMNNWILSSSRSEATRRRLLAGGIPEKRFERIEGVADREPMITANPSDPRNRRVAITLLYRAGKFGD, from the coding sequence ATGGCGGCGCGCGCTCCCCACGGCAACAATCAGCCCCCGAAGATCATCTACAAGAAGATCTACATCGAGGGACATGGCGGCCATCACGGCGGTGCCTGGAAAGTCGCGTACGCCGATTTCGTCACCGCGATGATGGCATTCTTCCTGCTGATGTGGCTGCTGGGGGCGACCAACGAGAAGCAGCGCAAGGCGCTCGCCGATTATTTCGCGCCGACCCTGATCGAACTGAAGCAGAACAGCGCCGGGTCCAACGGTCTGTTCGGCGGCGCATCGATCATCGACAAGGACAATTATCCCCACAAGGCGGCGCAGACCGGCACGCGATCGATGACCATTCCGGCGGATTCGACCGGTGGCCTGAGCGTCGGCACGGGGCAGAAGGGCAGCCTGAAGAACAAGTCCGGCCTGGGTGCCGAGGACCAGAAGAATTTCGAGCGCACCAAGCGTCGCGTTCAGAATGCGATGAAGGTCAATCCGAGCCTCGCCAAGCTCAGCAAGCATGTCCGCTTCATGCGCACGCAGGACGGCATGCGCATCGATCTGCTCGACGACGCCGATTATTCGATGTTCGCGCTCGGCACGACTCAGCTCGACAGCGAGGCATCGGCGCTGATCGGCCTGATCGCCCAGTCGATCCGCGACACCGACAATCCGATCATGATCCGCGGCCATACCGACAGCGTACCGTTCGGTGATCCGATGGCGATGAACAACTGGATCCTGTCATCAAGCCGGTCCGAGGCGACGCGCCGCCGGCTGCTGGCGGGCGGCATCCCCGAAAAGCGCTTCGAACGGATCGAGGGCGTGGCGGATCGCGAGCCGATGATCACCGCCAACCCGTCCGACCCGCGCAATCGCCGCGTCGCGATCACCCTGCTGTACCGGGCGGGCAAGTTCGGCGACTGA
- the motA gene encoding flagellar motor stator protein MotA — protein sequence MFVVIGLVVLLVMIFGGFAITGGALGPVMEAIPHEMLIIGGAAVGALIIGNSMKEIKALGGGLAKVFKGPKYKKQDYLDVIFLVSKLMKMLRTEGPIALEPHVEDPKSSALFSEYPRLLSDHALTNLIADTLRLVVVSSGTLDVHAVEDVMDNMIKTHHHEAEGPHGTIASLADALPALGIVAAVLGVVKTMGSIDKPPAILGAMIGSALVGTFMGVLLAYGIVAPLANRLKQVLDADGAIYHVVKQIIIASLHGHPQPLVIEAARSGIAHSNQPGFAEVFDGLRGR from the coding sequence ATGTTCGTCGTCATCGGCCTCGTCGTTCTGCTCGTCATGATCTTCGGCGGGTTCGCGATCACCGGCGGCGCGCTCGGCCCGGTGATGGAAGCGATTCCGCACGAGATGCTGATCATCGGCGGTGCCGCGGTCGGCGCATTGATCATCGGCAACTCGATGAAGGAGATCAAAGCGCTCGGCGGCGGCCTTGCCAAGGTGTTCAAGGGCCCGAAATACAAGAAGCAGGATTATCTCGACGTCATCTTTCTCGTCAGCAAGCTGATGAAGATGCTGCGTACCGAAGGCCCGATCGCGCTCGAACCGCATGTCGAGGATCCCAAATCCTCCGCCCTCTTCTCGGAATATCCGCGCCTGCTCAGCGATCACGCGCTGACCAACCTGATCGCCGATACCCTGCGCCTCGTCGTGGTGTCGTCCGGCACGCTCGACGTGCATGCGGTCGAGGACGTGATGGATAACATGATCAAGACCCACCATCACGAGGCGGAAGGGCCGCACGGCACGATCGCGTCGCTCGCTGACGCCCTGCCCGCGCTCGGCATCGTCGCCGCGGTATTGGGCGTGGTCAAGACCATGGGTTCGATCGACAAGCCGCCGGCGATTTTGGGCGCGATGATCGGCTCGGCGCTGGTCGGCACGTTCATGGGCGTGCTGCTCGCTTACGGTATCGTCGCACCGCTCGCCAACCGGCTGAAGCAGGTGCTGGATGCCGACGGCGCGATCTATCACGTCGTCAAGCAGATCATCATCGCCTCGCTCCACGGCCATCCGCAACCGCTCGTCATCGAGGCGGCGCGCTCAGGCATCGCGCACAGCAACCAGCCCGGTTTCGCCGAGGTGTTCGACGGTCTGCGGGGTCGCTAA
- the flgL gene encoding flagellar hook-associated protein FlgL, which translates to MQISTSQLYDRSTTLMQQLTAKADKLQTQISTDKKISTASDDAVAYQKLASIKRSNANDTAYGANIKVVQSLLAQSDSTLGSVESQLQKAAELATQANNDTLNAADRKVIGDQLTAIVQDLVGLANTKDVRGQPLFGGSSGDTAVAQAADGSVSFTGTGEPSAIPVGDGVDVHATNSAQRVFGGISTSSGTSDVFAIISKLAAALTSNTDASAAAADAGNSLKTALTQIGAARGSVGARGARLDLETARLTDVAATREADRSSLEDTDTAAAITELQKTMTVLSATQASFTKLSSLSLFNYLN; encoded by the coding sequence ATGCAGATCAGCACCAGCCAGCTTTACGATCGCTCGACGACGTTGATGCAGCAACTGACGGCCAAGGCCGACAAGCTTCAGACACAGATTTCGACCGACAAGAAGATCAGCACCGCGTCCGATGATGCGGTCGCCTATCAGAAGCTCGCCTCGATCAAGCGGTCCAACGCGAACGACACAGCGTACGGCGCGAACATCAAGGTCGTGCAATCGCTGCTCGCGCAATCGGATTCGACGCTCGGATCGGTCGAGAGCCAGTTGCAGAAAGCGGCCGAACTGGCGACGCAGGCGAACAACGACACGCTGAACGCGGCGGACCGCAAGGTAATCGGCGATCAGTTGACCGCGATCGTGCAGGATCTGGTCGGCCTGGCCAATACCAAGGACGTGCGCGGCCAGCCTCTGTTCGGCGGATCGTCCGGCGATACCGCCGTGGCGCAGGCGGCAGACGGCAGCGTCAGTTTCACCGGCACCGGCGAACCTTCGGCGATTCCGGTCGGCGACGGCGTGGACGTGCATGCGACCAACAGCGCGCAGCGCGTGTTCGGTGGCATTTCCACCTCCTCGGGCACCAGCGACGTGTTCGCGATCATCTCGAAACTCGCGGCGGCCCTGACCAGCAACACCGATGCCAGCGCGGCCGCGGCGGACGCGGGCAACAGCCTGAAGACGGCGCTGACGCAGATCGGTGCGGCCCGCGGCTCGGTCGGTGCGCGCGGCGCGCGGCTCGATCTGGAAACCGCGCGACTGACCGACGTCGCCGCGACGCGCGAGGCGGATCGCTCCAGCCTGGAAGATACCGACACGGCCGCCGCGATCACCGAATTGCAGAAGACGATGACCGTGCTGTCCGCGACGCAGGCGAGCTTCACCAAGCTCAGCTCGCTCTCGCTGTTCAATTACCTGAATTAA
- the flgK gene encoding flagellar hook-associated protein FlgK produces the protein MSDLLGIGASGIRAYQSALTTVSENIANASTAGYTRRSSTISEVSSTGGSITSRSVNDVNGSVITGIKRIGDMFRSADVRSAGADLARSEASIGWMDKIETTLSNNQLGDRLTSFFNAAKAIAADPTATTPRQAMLEAATSVAGAFSATGKGLNAIDQDIDATADDSVTTLNGLGASLARVNDAIARVQPGTAGAAQLGDQRDQLLEQMSAISDVAVTTDDLGRATVRLGAGGPVFVAGSDAGYVTYARGDAGAVSFALHRDGASSTMTPGGGVLAGVGESAQRVAAARDSLNTIATGFVDAVNTAQGMGRDLDGNAGSAMFAVRGSPTDIGLGLTDPRGIAAAAVGGGTRDNGNLANFEALRSSGKFEANTTALVSGNASALAARKSVAEAQSAIRDNAVAARDSVTGVNLDNEAVDLMRFQQAYQASARVVQVARETFQSILTIQ, from the coding sequence ATGAGCGATCTGCTCGGCATCGGCGCCAGCGGGATCCGCGCGTATCAGAGCGCGCTGACCACCGTATCCGAAAACATCGCCAACGCCTCGACCGCCGGCTACACGCGCCGCAGCTCGACGATCAGCGAAGTCTCGTCCACCGGCGGTTCGATCACGTCGCGGTCGGTGAACGACGTCAACGGCTCCGTGATCACCGGCATCAAGCGCATCGGCGATATGTTCCGCAGCGCCGACGTGCGCTCGGCCGGTGCCGATCTCGCGCGGTCCGAAGCCTCGATCGGCTGGATGGACAAGATCGAGACGACGCTGAGCAACAATCAGCTGGGCGATCGTCTTACCAGCTTCTTCAACGCCGCAAAGGCGATCGCCGCCGATCCGACGGCCACTACACCGCGTCAGGCGATGCTCGAGGCCGCGACGTCGGTGGCAGGTGCGTTCTCCGCGACGGGCAAGGGGCTGAACGCGATCGATCAGGATATCGACGCCACGGCGGACGATTCGGTCACGACGTTGAACGGTCTCGGTGCCTCGCTCGCCCGGGTCAACGATGCGATCGCGCGGGTCCAGCCGGGCACGGCGGGCGCGGCACAATTGGGCGACCAGCGCGATCAACTGCTCGAACAGATGAGCGCGATCAGCGACGTCGCCGTCACCACCGACGATCTCGGCCGCGCCACGGTGCGGCTCGGCGCGGGAGGGCCGGTGTTCGTCGCCGGCAGCGATGCGGGATACGTCACCTATGCGCGCGGCGATGCGGGCGCGGTCTCGTTCGCTTTGCACCGCGACGGCGCGTCCTCCACGATGACGCCCGGCGGCGGTGTGCTCGCCGGCGTCGGCGAGAGCGCGCAGCGCGTGGCGGCGGCCCGCGATTCGCTCAATACGATCGCCACCGGCTTCGTCGATGCCGTCAACACCGCGCAGGGGATGGGTCGCGATCTCGATGGCAATGCGGGTTCGGCGATGTTTGCCGTGCGCGGATCCCCGACCGATATCGGGCTGGGCCTGACCGACCCGCGCGGCATTGCCGCCGCGGCGGTCGGCGGCGGCACGCGCGACAACGGCAATCTCGCCAATTTCGAAGCGCTGCGCTCGTCGGGCAAGTTCGAGGCGAACACCACGGCGTTGGTCTCCGGCAATGCTTCGGCGCTCGCCGCGCGCAAGTCGGTCGCCGAGGCGCAGAGCGCGATCCGCGACAATGCCGTCGCCGCGCGCGATTCGGTGACCGGCGTCAACCTCGACAACGAAGCGGTCGATCTGATGCGCTTCCAACAGGCGTACCAAGCCTCGGCGCGCGTCGTTCAGGTGGCCCGCGAAACCTTCCAGTCGATCCTCACGATCCAATAG
- a CDS encoding rod-binding protein, which produces MTDMTLSAPTSPTSGISTDTSRLGSRANLEKAGKQFEAVFVGMMMKSMRSAHLSSELFESKGLDTFREMQDQKVAQSMADSAPLGIGKAMVDFLAKAQAAQAPAADAAPASTAGSATS; this is translated from the coding sequence ATGACCGATATGACCCTTTCGGCGCCAACTTCGCCAACTTCCGGCATCAGCACCGACACCAGCCGCCTCGGCAGCCGCGCCAACCTCGAAAAGGCCGGCAAGCAGTTCGAGGCGGTGTTCGTCGGCATGATGATGAAATCGATGCGATCGGCCCACCTTTCGAGCGAATTGTTCGAGAGCAAGGGCCTCGACACGTTTCGCGAGATGCAGGACCAGAAGGTCGCGCAGTCGATGGCCGACAGCGCGCCCCTGGGCATCGGCAAGGCGATGGTCGATTTCCTTGCCAAGGCCCAGGCCGCGCAAGCGCCCGCCGCCGATGCCGCCCCGGCCTCCACGGCTGGAAGCGCCACGTCATGA